The following coding sequences are from one Equus przewalskii isolate Varuska chromosome 23, EquPr2, whole genome shotgun sequence window:
- the LOC103541407 gene encoding membrane cofactor protein-like — MMASCARLSAPLCCPQSHFSSWCSAGILLGALVLPLPVSPSGTCEPPPTFETMQLKGKPDRVYFPGERLFYECRPAYERLFPYSLSTFCEHNGSWFPIEEACTRKKCPTPQLKYGEVTSPNSSYMFDSEAHFLCDEGYHLVGRSILTCIRVGSNVRWDDIIPQCELILCSPPGKIKNGKYTNSYMKSFEYNQFVTYSCNPSDGPEEYSLVGESQLTCSGPDTWSSDPPECKVVKCELPVLEHGRAVSGIREKFSYLAVVIFECLQDFYLNGSHIVFCGGNSTWEPEMPTCIKGFKPTHPTKPPVWNYPGYPNPREFLSLEDFEDLDRGIIALIVVTVVLGVAVVCTCLYRCLQREKKGEPEVITADTTKQDKPTAPAK, encoded by the exons ATGATGGCTTCTTGCGCGCGGCTCTCGGCACCTCTCTGTTGCCCCCAGAGCCACTTCTCTTCTTGGTGCTCCGCTGGGATCCTTTTAGGGGCCCTAGTGCTCCCGCTACCCGTATCCCCGTCCG GTACCTGTGAGCCACCGCCAACATTTGAAACTATGCAGCTCAAGGGTAAACCTGACAGAGTTTATTTTCCTGGGGAGAGACTATTTTATGAGTGTCGCCCAGCATATGAGCGCCTGTTTCCCTATAGCCTCTCGACTTTTTGTGAGCATAATGGCTCATGGTTCCCAATTGAAGAAGCTTGTACAA gaaaaaaatgtccaaCTCCACAACTCAAATATGGTGAAGTAACATCCCCAAATTCTTCCTATATGTTTGATTCAGAAGCTCACTTTTTGTGTGATGAGGG ttATCACTTAGTTGGACGAAGTATTCTAACTTGTATACGTGTTGGAAGTAATGTGCGTTGGGATGATATTATCCCACAATGTGAAC tgattttgtGTTCGCcacctggaaaaataaaaaatggaaaatacaccAATAGCTACATGAAATCATTTGAATATAATCAGTTCGTAACTTACAGCTGTAACCCTTCAGATGGGCCAGAAGAATATTCACTCGTTGGAGAGAGCCAGCTTACTTGCTCTGGGCCTGACACATGGAGTAGTGACCCTCCTGAATGTAAAG TGGTCAAATGTGAACTTCCAGTACTTGAACATGGAAGAGCAGTATCaggaattagagaaaaattttccTACCTAGCAGTGGTTATATTTGAATGCCTCCAGGATTTCTACCTTAATGGCAGCCACATAGTGTTCTGTGGTGGCAACAGTACTTGGGAGCCCGAGATGCCAACATGTATTAAAG gtttCAAGCCTACTCATCCAACCAAGCCTCCAGTTTGGAACTATCCAG gatATCCCAATCCCCGTGAATTTCTATCCCTTGAAGACTTTGAGGACTTAG atAGAGGAATCATTGCTCTGATTGTTGTTACTGTAG TTCTTGGTGTTGCAGTAGTTTGCACTTGCCTGTACAGATGtcttcagagagagaagaaagg